The following is a genomic window from Neodiprion lecontei isolate iyNeoLeco1 chromosome 4, iyNeoLeco1.1, whole genome shotgun sequence.
CCGTTGGATGGAGCCCAAGAGTATCATCGAGCCCGGGTTATCCGCAAGTGGAAACCCCCGCAGCTTTCGGTTCTCCTTCAGTATGTCCTTGAGCTTCTGATAGGTGATTCCGTGCCAGATATACTTCACGTCACGGACCATGAAGTCCTCGACGTAGACGTTGTACATTCCTGCGAAAATTGAGACACGAGTTTGAGAAAATGTCGCATTCCTCGTgcgaaatttgattttattcaattcccCTTAGCGATTCGTACCTGAACTTGATGGCAACAAGTCGGGTAGGTAGGGCAGCTTCTTTATCAGTATTATACTGTCGTATATGCTCGGCTGCAGAAGCGCCGCTATAGCGTTGCTTATTAGTACCGCGATCATTATTGGCACTATGTGCGTTATCTGACCGGTCATTTCGATCACTATTACGCTTACTGATATCGTGTGCGTTACCGCGCCGGAAAAGGCCGCTGCTCCGACGGTCGCGTAGCCTCCTATATAACAAAACAGATAATTGTAAATtgccagaattagaggctctaGGTCGTGAAGGAACGAGCGAAGcaatagagagagagaccgACTATCAGAGTGCAAATAACGGGTTGCAGTCAGCGTTATGAATCAACAAAGGTGGAGTCAAACAAACTTCATTGGCTCCATGCACAGCCATGAAAAGGTAATAAATACGTTTGCCTGACGCAAATGGTTTTCTTTATATGCAGTGCCGCGGTCATTCAACAAGGTTGAATTGACCAATTAAGTGATTCTTACATTACAatgtgtggaaaaaaattatttggttACATAGTTACTGCTGGCTTGCGGGCCGACAATTTTGGAGTTTGATTACCGAGGGAAAGGGAAAAAGGCGATTCACTTACCAGGTGTAATTGCGCTATTAATACCACCGTATCTGACGCCGTTCGGGAACCAAAGAGCCATCCCTTCTCCTACGGCTCGGCCAAGCGCTGCTCCGATTTTGAAAACTGGTATGAATATACCCGAAGGAACTGGTACGGTTGAACTTATTATGGAGAATATGAACTGCAAGATGACATGATaaacaaatgttgaaaatttcaaatttgtcatCGAAGGTTTGACCCGacctattttttatttatcggtATCATCTACTGGACTGAGAGTCTTTTATCGTCACTTTTATATGTTTTTATGGTGTGCAAGACTCACGGTGAAGGCCACGTAGCTGAAGAGACCGACAAAGACGTCTGTGTACGCGGATGACCAGTGCTGAAGGACGTTCATTTCCAGAACTGTCAACTCCGGCTTCGACCACGTGAAGTTTACGAACAATCCGAGCACCTGTTCGTGGGTCGTTAAATCTCCCGCCATGAACTGACCCAGGCCCAACGGAAACGAAATCGTTGCTACCAAGAGGGTGACGATTCCGGGATACAAAAACCGGCTGAAAATCAAAGCATGCTAGAGTTCgaagaaacgaaataaaagaggacgaggacgacgaaGACAAGTCTCTCACTTTTTCTGAAGGAACCTGTTCATGCTCTTGTTCTTCCTCATGAATATGACGTACTGCCTGTGAAGCCATACGTAAAAAGCGCCACCGAGACCGCTTCCCACACCGATAATGGCGAACACGAATAACTCCTGAGGATCGAAGGGGAATTCGGCGGTAAAATTTGTCGGAAACATGGCGGTGATGGTTTCTTCCTTGTTCAGCCAAACGGCGAGTAGTCTGAAGGTGGTCGCACCGCAAACGGCGGCGAAGAAACCTCGCCAGTAATTCCTCACGGCGAAGTAAACCGTCGTTACTTCTATGCTGAAGAGAACACCGCCTATGGGGGCTGCGAAACAGGCCGCGACACCGACCGCGCAAGCCGCCGCCAGCATCTCGCAATTTCGACTCTCGTTTTCGTAGATACCCTGAAAGCTCGTGACCAGCTTTGACAGCAGCGTTGCCACTATGCTCGCTATGTGGACGAACGGACCTTCTTTGCCCAGCGGCAAACCCGAGCCCAGTGTCGCTGTCAGCCCGATCACCTTCGCCACCAGGGTTCGGAACGTCAGGTACTCCTTCAACGCCACTCCTCGCAGGATCGTTTTCATCTCCGGGATCCCTGATCCTATGCTCTGCGGGGCTACTATGTGCACGAAACCTGCGCTGAACAGGATCAGGCACACCGGAAGCGACACCCATGCTAGATACTGCAGCGCCGGCTGCGTCGTCAGGTCTTGGTACAGCCATATCCTCGCTGtaatttcattactttttaCAATGTCTTCGAAGAACTGTCGAAACGAAGAGATTGAGGATCAGAGGGTCACGATTGGagtcaataatttttaatttcaggtATTTCCGTTTCAACGATAATTCTAGTCTGACAAGTTGCTTAtaactgacaatgaaattttttccccgcaaatccgttgcttttttttcgtttctttataCTTTGTCAGACCTAATTTAACTTGAGGAACCTCAGTGGTGcactttttccttttcttcagGCATTGTTTCGACTGGACTGTACATCTGATGTACGTATTCTCAAGAGACGGAGCAAAAAGTGTCATAACTGAATGTTTCAATGACTGTATATAGAGAATATAAGTAGTAATTTACCATTGACCATAACTATAACCATGAGATTGATgttggtaacgttaacgtaacgaaacggTGCAGAAAAATTCACCATTTTCCAACATGAGGATAACTTTGAAGGAATTGACTTTGCAAAATGTAGGTGTCTTCTCTGATAGGCATTGTTACATACGCGTTACGAACTTTGCCCTTATGCACAATCACTACACTTTGTActtggggcattccacgctAAGTCGGTAAACGCTTgatcacattttttaatttcatcaagGATTTGTCCTACGTTAGTCAGACCTCCGAAAAGATtccaagatttttttcatattttctgaATCACACGTCTTTACTTCGTGATTGTTTAAATCCGTCTCAAAAACacccaaatttatttttctgcaacaagaacaaaaatatttggtttcctaaatgaaatattttcacgcaaGATTCAGGGTGGGACCtcgttttttatattttcatacctgctcaaaaatctattataatacatatcgcatctccgatttgattactgactttttttttattgcttctCCGATTCTAAAATAAACTCACGCTTTGGTACAAAGTTTTTTCAGTAGATTCTTATCTAGTTTGAAGATAGAaacaatgataaataaaatagaaaaaaatcgaatctcCACTGCGAATCTTGggtgaaaatgttttatttcggaaaccaaatgttttttttttttctcgtttcataAATATCAATTTGGGTGTTTTCCAGAtgggattgaaaaaatcagagTAAAGAGGAGTGATtaatagaatttcaaattattatcggAAGCTTATCAGGGGTCGTACTGACGTAGGAAAAATCcttggtgaaattaaaaactgtCATGGTGAACCGTTTACTCAACTGGcgcggaatgccccatataaaTGTGCATCACCCGTACCGTTGTTGCAAAGTGAAATGCCCTTGTCCATGGCATGGCTTAGAATGGCCATGATGACGCCGAGGAGAGCAAGGAAGACCCAATCCTCGCCTAAACGGGCCCCCGTGTGTTTCCATGTGAACGCAAGCACAGCTAATAGTTTTCTACATAGGGGTCCTCGCTTCTTTGACTTTCTCAGCTCGTGGGTACGGTCCTTGTCCAATTTCCGTCTGGCTCTGTCGTGGGATCGGAGTCTTCTTGCTTCTTCTTTCGCGTATTCACCCAGGTCCTTCGTGTAGCGTCCATACATCtgcgaattgttttttattatattagaaaatttttcaccatcaaTTCTCATTTTGCATTCACATTATCATCACTATAATATCGGTTGtttctttcgaaattttttcatttgaccAGCAAACTGCATGTTCTCTTTTTGTTAACTTGTTACGAGTCTCCGTTTGTACTAGGCATTCCATGCGATGGGTGCAGGATGATAGTCTTCTTGATGATAAtgaagatgatgatgatcatgatttttctgtttataatatttttctccctcgagaattatacatatatatacatgtatatatatacggataCCTCATTAGGTATAAATGTTGCGCAATTCACTTGGAGTTCGGTCAAAATTACATATTGTTACTTTATCGTCGCGATGAAAATCGGTATGCATGCATAGAGTAGTACAAGTTACTATGTATCGACCAGTCAGAGACGTTCTTTTgccttctttctctttttttgcgTTGCTGCGTTTCTTCTCTTGTGCAGATACGACTGACAATTAACGGTCTTAACGCGTTTCGTATGTGTAtagtatgtatacctatactcATTTGATAACGGATTTGTAATTCTCTCATTTATAGATATAAGTAcgtaaatgaataataatgcaTTGATGAATTTAAGTATGTAGATAcagtgttgttgttgttttagtttttcctttcctttatCTCGAATCGGTCGTTAAAgattaagaaaagaaaaaggaaaagaggagaaaaatcgttttctCGATGTCACAAATCGGAAATTTCTATATCTACACACATTTTTTAACCCTGCAGTTGTCCCAACGATTCGgctgaaatttctctctttttttgataaacaAATGACGGTGAAAATATGCGCCAAATAACTCGCAACCCGCATTTCACGCATGCGCGTCAACGTCATCTAAATGCAGGCGTCGATTGCTGCCTGCAgcggtttttttctttcaagatGAAGACTTTGTTTTCTTTCGCACCCGTTGTTTTGACGTCGTCTGGTTTATTTCTTACTCtctttgttttatttcgaCACGTGACGAATGACGAACCTATGTGTGTAACTGCATAATCGTACAACAGACAATAAGATTTACACGATTtcaaatattgataataatacgCATGTGTACAGTAAACAGTTCCCAGCATATAAGTATgcttatgaaaatttaatttaattgatGAGATGGgacggggtgaaaaaaaattatcttcagTTTAAATACGTGATTTTGCGTGTAATGatggaaaagagagagaaagagagagagagagggagagaacaaaaaaatttaaagtgaAGAATTACTAAACGTAATCAACAGTCACGACGTAAGAgatttctccctctctcttcttTGTCCCGATGAATTACATCATAAACTTACAACGTATTCATCGTTGCAGACGAAATATGCTCTGTTGTTTAGAACTGCAACTGCCGGCATCAACATTCAAATCGTTACAAcgagtaatttttgtttcgtaaAATGCGTCGAGCAAcagcatcagcatcagcagTACGTAAAACGGCATGGAAAAGGCTGtttgtattatttaaaaaatgttccgaatttcgtttcgtcgtattcttgttttttttttttttttcttcctattattttttcttctcttcaaaTCAGGTGACGAACGAAGCGGATCGTTTGAACGATCGATGAACGTTGATCGACGATTCTTCTTCGAATAAGAACATCGTTTTTCCTTTCGTTTTCGTTGCTGCAGATATTTGTTCCGTCTCGTTTTTAGGCGAAGAGAGTTAAGTTACAACGCGGCCAAGACTTTTAGACGACTAATGCGTTAAATTTAGATGAGCATGCTTATAATATAGAGTCAGCCGATCACGCGCGATAATAGTGCGGTATtgttgtattatacatatgtatacatacatacatacatctcAACGTATACCTACAAGTATTGTTGGCAACTGTGACAAAATTCTCTCTAATGCTCATTCgcgtttttctttgtttaaacttttctctaattatttaatattcgattgtttaaaaagaaaaattaaacgtgCAGATTATAGTTTTCTCTCGATTTCGTTATTACAATAATCACCATCATTATtggtattgttattattcttgTAATCGATACCGGTATCAGTGCTGATAACAATTATAAACCGATCGTTTCAACGCGTCGAGtaagattataaaaaataaagcggaaaaaatgttgaaaaaaaaaaaataagtaacggacgacaatttttcattcgtaaaaTGAATCATTGTTTCGCGAAATGTGTATTGTAACAATAGTTTTAAGATTGTAGGAAAACATTTTATCGTACAATATACCTGAACACGTGTATgctacattatattatatttacatgCATATACCTATGTGATCGAATCACGTCGAGGGCATTGACTGCATTTTCATATAACTATGTATGTTATGTACCTGAAACGCGTCATGCGTCACGTGGATTatatactattattatgtAATAGTAAACGCGCTTGCGCGTAATATGCATGTATTAAACAAGTATATCGTCAACCAATAATCCGCATATCGATTTTTATGACATCTTTCGAAGAGTATACCGATCGATACTTTATTTTATCCTTATTCTCACTCTCgcgatttttccatttcgtttCTACgaatgtacaatatattcgcgtttctttttttctcaaactctATTTAGTGTTCGTTTAATTTAATACGTTCTGTTTTATTCGATTACCGTTGTTATAATCATTACTGTGATACGGTTggtcgtttttattttcttgtattACTCAATGCGCcactgttattatttttattgttattaataatcGTACAAAGGTATTCCTCGTGACGTAACGTTGGTTAAATTCATACAACAGGGAATgagaaacgataattttttaccaaagtGCAGCATAACTCGGTTCGCGTATGCTTCCGGCACTGCACCAACTCCCGAACTAAAGATTTGCTTTTTGACTGACGTTTGATAGATAGATCATGCATATGGTTCTCCGTTTTACTCTGGTGTACATAGATATGTACGTATCGTGTACCATTTGCCACGCGTTTAATACCGACATCGAAAGTTTGGCAACGAACTGAGTTTTCTCGTCGGATCAGAGAGGCGAGGTGAGGTTGTGTTAAGTAGCGACTTGTAGTATTTCTCAAGGAGCACATCGTGCATACCGCATGAGGATAAATATAAACTCGATCAAACGTCGATCTATAAGCTTATAATTTCTCTAAGGTGAATTTGGATCGTATTTCATTATAGTTTTATAACACTAAGTAAGATGCACGAACATTGTACAACTTTTAGGCCGATTTATCATTTTACAACAGGAGAAACACGGGTCGATCAATTTTATCCACCGTTTTCGAATTCAAAACTTGTCGTCGATTCTTTGGCGTTTCCTCAccttgaatcttttttttatctattctcttaaaatatcaaatccATTTTAAGGTGAATCCTCGGAAACTCGTGAaaagaaacatattttttgacatttcCAATCCTGTAATAAACTGAgaggctaaaaaaaaaaaaaaatcgtttttcattcttctttgtATTTGTACTTTTTGAGGGTAAAAACAGACCTTCCGGAGTATGTTCCGTCAAATGTTTAAAGTTCCGGAACGATAGTGGAATCATAATTGAATCGatgcaataaatatttcagggaTCTCGAATTTTTTGAACATCCGTTTCGCACTATTTGTACTAAGTATTAATTATGATAATCCCACCCTAATAATTTCGAtgttatatataattaatactatGCCGATCCCGTTTCATGcatatcttctttttttgtttcatttcttgAGAATCTATCttaaaatgaatttcacaTGATATTCGTGAAGATGCAGtcttttttatcgaaaaatatattcgataaatatatttccaCCACGACAACAGCAAGCGTTGGAAAATTCGAAGACAAAGTATGAATTCGTGAAAAGGTGATAAGATTGATCGTAATAAggagacgacgacgacgataatgataataaatcaaCGAGTGCCTTCGGGCAACACGTGCTGTGATTTCTCGTACGTAGCGTATCGGACACGTACTTTTATTCACATTATAAAATACGCACGTTATTTCATTCGTCGaggttacaaaaaataaaatgaaaaacccGAAGTTTCAGCACAGGTGCGATGAAGGAGTACATTTATTACCTACATTCCTATCCTAACTATTACGAAGAGCTATGGGAGGgggggaaagaaagaaaaaatatatatcaagTATAACAACAAATCCGAAGATCAAGGTGAGCCGGATGTAACAGTTTTATACGTAATTCGTTGTacggttatacatatatatatatataatactatACATATGTGCAAATGTTGTTGTATTACAAACGTTTCGTCCTTTCGTACGGTTCAAATGCGATTATAATTGCGAAattgataacaaaaaaaaaaaaacaatttagcAGCAGACTTATATGCATgcatgtttatatatatatatttatatatatatatggggtaTTCCATGAGATCTTGATCAAGATTTTGCGTCGATGTCTCAGATTGGCTTTATAATTTCTGTATGATAGCACGTGACGATAGATacaatcgcaatttttttcacaatttttcgacCCAGCGTATCTGAAgtattatttgaaaacttaaaaaaaaaaaaaaaactcacttTCTCGATTCTGAGAAAATTCAGAGAAATCTTTTAAAGTATAACAAAAGTTTTT
Proteins encoded in this region:
- the LOC107224001 gene encoding chloride channel protein 2 isoform X3, whose translation is MLMPAVAVLNNRAYFVCNDEYVMYGRYTKDLGEYAKEEARRLRSHDRARRKLDKDRTHELRKSKKRGPLCRKLLAVLAFTWKHTGARLGEDWVFLALLGVIMAILSHAMDKGISLCNNARIWLYQDLTTQPALQYLAWVSLPVCLILFSAGFVHIVAPQSIGSGIPEMKTILRGVALKEYLTFRTLVAKVIGLTATLGSGLPLGKEGPFVHIASIVATLLSKLVTSFQGIYENESRNCEMLAAACAVGVAACFAAPIGGVLFSIEVTTVYFAVRNYWRGFFAAVCGATTFRLLAVWLNKEETITAMFPTNFTAEFPFDPQELFVFAIIGVGSGLGGAFYVWLHRQYVIFMRKNKSMNRFLQKNRFLYPGIVTLLVATISFPLGLGQFMAGDLTTHEQVLGLFVNFTWSKPELTVLEMNVLQHWSSAYTDVFVGLFSYVAFTFIFSIISSTVPVPSGIFIPVFKIGAALGRAVGEGMALWFPNGVRYGGINSAITPGGYATVGAAAFSGAVTHTISVSVIVIEMTGQITHIVPIMIAVLISNAIAALLQPSIYDSIILIKKLPYLPDLLPSSSGMYNVYVEDFMVRDVKYIWHGITYQKLKDILKENRKLRGFPLADNPGSMILLGSIQRLELIKLIEKHIGRERRLQVAQKWQKEAEERAREEMERQLREQERTRRPSRFEVIPAPDILKLQRQSASDLTTTGNDAHAFHSPIFGSQPKKSILKKTHSFTLKGFSPLVSPAVTPYTTVTGAESRIRLAFEAIFRKSATLQDVDPDPEMGSGGSVNANRQDSTDLLNVPSHLHTQLTPSPNTSKKVQLPRERVIDMSAEDQKQWEESEMALEVDFSRCHIDPAPFQLVERTSLLKVHSLFSMVGVNHAYVTAIGRLVGVVALKELRKAIEDANSGIMPVHGMETGIHGSDSTLGGGELSSDLRTQITINSVTNSVTQDDDNEISSPHNHHEKV
- the LOC107224001 gene encoding chloride channel protein 2 isoform X2, which codes for MFKPKRKKEYIIVGNPEKRGTLTASQYWMKEMYGRYTKDLGEYAKEEARRLRSHDRARRKLDKDRTHELRKSKKRGPLCRKLLAVLAFTWKHTGARLGEDWVFLALLGVIMAILSHAMDKGISLCNNARIWLYQDLTTQPALQYLAWVSLPVCLILFSAGFVHIVAPQSIGSGIPEMKTILRGVALKEYLTFRTLVAKVIGLTATLGSGLPLGKEGPFVHIASIVATLLSKLVTSFQGIYENESRNCEMLAAACAVGVAACFAAPIGGVLFSIEVTTVYFAVRNYWRGFFAAVCGATTFRLLAVWLNKEETITAMFPTNFTAEFPFDPQELFVFAIIGVGSGLGGAFYVWLHRQYVIFMRKNKSMNRFLQKNRFLYPGIVTLLVATISFPLGLGQFMAGDLTTHEQVLGLFVNFTWSKPELTVLEMNVLQHWSSAYTDVFVGLFSYVAFTFIFSIISSTVPVPSGIFIPVFKIGAALGRAVGEGMALWFPNGVRYGGINSAITPGGYATVGAAAFSGAVTHTISVSVIVIEMTGQITHIVPIMIAVLISNAIAALLQPSIYDSIILIKKLPYLPDLLPSSSGMYNVYVEDFMVRDVKYIWHGITYQKLKDILKENRKLRGFPLADNPGSMILLGSIQRLELIKLIEKHIGRERRLQVAQKWQKEAEERAREEMERQLREQERTRRPSRFEVIPAPDILKLQRQSASDLTTTGNDAHAFHSPIFGSQPKKSILKKTHSFTLKGFSPLVSPAVTPYTTVTGAESRIRLAFEAIFRKSATLQDVDPDPEMGSGGSVNANRQDSTDLLNVPSHLHTQLTPSPNTSKKVQLPRERVIDMSAEDQKQWEESEMALEVDFSRCHIDPAPFQLVERTSLLKVHSLFSMVGVNHAYVTAIGRLVGVVALKELRKAIEDANSGIMPVHGMETGIHGSDSTLGGGELSSDLRTQITINSVTNSVTQDDDNEISSPHNHHEKV
- the LOC107224001 gene encoding chloride channel protein 2 isoform X5, whose amino-acid sequence is MYGRYTKDLGEYAKEEARRLRSHDRARRKLDKDRTHELRKSKKRGPLCRKLLAVLAFTWKHTGARLGEDWVFLALLGVIMAILSHAMDKGISLCNNARIWLYQDLTTQPALQYLAWVSLPVCLILFSAGFVHIVAPQSIGSGIPEMKTILRGVALKEYLTFRTLVAKVIGLTATLGSGLPLGKEGPFVHIASIVATLLSKLVTSFQGIYENESRNCEMLAAACAVGVAACFAAPIGGVLFSIEVTTVYFAVRNYWRGFFAAVCGATTFRLLAVWLNKEETITAMFPTNFTAEFPFDPQELFVFAIIGVGSGLGGAFYVWLHRQYVIFMRKNKSMNRFLQKNRFLYPGIVTLLVATISFPLGLGQFMAGDLTTHEQVLGLFVNFTWSKPELTVLEMNVLQHWSSAYTDVFVGLFSYVAFTFIFSIISSTVPVPSGIFIPVFKIGAALGRAVGEGMALWFPNGVRYGGINSAITPGGYATVGAAAFSGAVTHTISVSVIVIEMTGQITHIVPIMIAVLISNAIAALLQPSIYDSIILIKKLPYLPDLLPSSSGMYNVYVEDFMVRDVKYIWHGITYQKLKDILKENRKLRGFPLADNPGSMILLGSIQRLELIKLIEKHIGRERRLQVAQKWQKEAEERAREEMERQLREQERTRRPSRFEVIPAPDILKLQRQSASDLTTTGNDAHAFHSPIFGSQPKKSILKKTHSFTLKGFSPLVSPAVTPYTTVTGAESRIRLAFEAIFRKSATLQDVDPDPEMGSGGSVNANRQDSTDLLNVPSHLHTQLTPSPNTSKKVQLPRERVIDMSAEDQKQWEESEMALEVDFSRCHIDPAPFQLVERTSLLKVHSLFSMVGVNHAYVTAIGRLVGVVALKELRKAIEDANSGIMPVHGMETGIHGSDSTLGGGELSSDLRTQITINSVTNSVTQDDDNEISSPHNHHEKV
- the LOC107224001 gene encoding chloride channel protein 2 isoform X1, which codes for MANQTGNIELLQTQPEGSEEEVDKEWEEFTRLMAKLKGNRKNHPHRPSQAFYPCPPPNPEEEQQEFDAFDYINTFMYGRYTKDLGEYAKEEARRLRSHDRARRKLDKDRTHELRKSKKRGPLCRKLLAVLAFTWKHTGARLGEDWVFLALLGVIMAILSHAMDKGISLCNNARIWLYQDLTTQPALQYLAWVSLPVCLILFSAGFVHIVAPQSIGSGIPEMKTILRGVALKEYLTFRTLVAKVIGLTATLGSGLPLGKEGPFVHIASIVATLLSKLVTSFQGIYENESRNCEMLAAACAVGVAACFAAPIGGVLFSIEVTTVYFAVRNYWRGFFAAVCGATTFRLLAVWLNKEETITAMFPTNFTAEFPFDPQELFVFAIIGVGSGLGGAFYVWLHRQYVIFMRKNKSMNRFLQKNRFLYPGIVTLLVATISFPLGLGQFMAGDLTTHEQVLGLFVNFTWSKPELTVLEMNVLQHWSSAYTDVFVGLFSYVAFTFIFSIISSTVPVPSGIFIPVFKIGAALGRAVGEGMALWFPNGVRYGGINSAITPGGYATVGAAAFSGAVTHTISVSVIVIEMTGQITHIVPIMIAVLISNAIAALLQPSIYDSIILIKKLPYLPDLLPSSSGMYNVYVEDFMVRDVKYIWHGITYQKLKDILKENRKLRGFPLADNPGSMILLGSIQRLELIKLIEKHIGRERRLQVAQKWQKEAEERAREEMERQLREQERTRRPSRFEVIPAPDILKLQRQSASDLTTTGNDAHAFHSPIFGSQPKKSILKKTHSFTLKGFSPLVSPAVTPYTTVTGAESRIRLAFEAIFRKSATLQDVDPDPEMGSGGSVNANRQDSTDLLNVPSHLHTQLTPSPNTSKKVQLPRERVIDMSAEDQKQWEESEMALEVDFSRCHIDPAPFQLVERTSLLKVHSLFSMVGVNHAYVTAIGRLVGVVALKELRKAIEDANSGIMPVHGMETGIHGSDSTLGGGELSSDLRTQITINSVTNSVTQDDDNEISSPHNHHEKV
- the LOC107224001 gene encoding chloride channel protein 2 isoform X4, with protein sequence MASALRELDEEYGLGYQNTLMYGRYTKDLGEYAKEEARRLRSHDRARRKLDKDRTHELRKSKKRGPLCRKLLAVLAFTWKHTGARLGEDWVFLALLGVIMAILSHAMDKGISLCNNARIWLYQDLTTQPALQYLAWVSLPVCLILFSAGFVHIVAPQSIGSGIPEMKTILRGVALKEYLTFRTLVAKVIGLTATLGSGLPLGKEGPFVHIASIVATLLSKLVTSFQGIYENESRNCEMLAAACAVGVAACFAAPIGGVLFSIEVTTVYFAVRNYWRGFFAAVCGATTFRLLAVWLNKEETITAMFPTNFTAEFPFDPQELFVFAIIGVGSGLGGAFYVWLHRQYVIFMRKNKSMNRFLQKNRFLYPGIVTLLVATISFPLGLGQFMAGDLTTHEQVLGLFVNFTWSKPELTVLEMNVLQHWSSAYTDVFVGLFSYVAFTFIFSIISSTVPVPSGIFIPVFKIGAALGRAVGEGMALWFPNGVRYGGINSAITPGGYATVGAAAFSGAVTHTISVSVIVIEMTGQITHIVPIMIAVLISNAIAALLQPSIYDSIILIKKLPYLPDLLPSSSGMYNVYVEDFMVRDVKYIWHGITYQKLKDILKENRKLRGFPLADNPGSMILLGSIQRLELIKLIEKHIGRERRLQVAQKWQKEAEERAREEMERQLREQERTRRPSRFEVIPAPDILKLQRQSASDLTTTGNDAHAFHSPIFGSQPKKSILKKTHSFTLKGFSPLVSPAVTPYTTVTGAESRIRLAFEAIFRKSATLQDVDPDPEMGSGGSVNANRQDSTDLLNVPSHLHTQLTPSPNTSKKVQLPRERVIDMSAEDQKQWEESEMALEVDFSRCHIDPAPFQLVERTSLLKVHSLFSMVGVNHAYVTAIGRLVGVVALKELRKAIEDANSGIMPVHGMETGIHGSDSTLGGGELSSDLRTQITINSVTNSVTQDDDNEISSPHNHHEKV